The sequence below is a genomic window from Mycobacteroides abscessus ATCC 19977.
CGGGCCGATCTGTCGGGAGTGGAGAACGCGATCCTGGCGGCGGTGGCCGATCTAGGGGTGTCCGGAGAAGAACGGATTTTGGCTTTCGCCCCGCTGCCGGCGGCCGTGCGGCCCGAGAGGGTTTCGGATGTGGACACCGGCGAGGACTACGAGCCAGCCGGCGACTACGAACAGTTCCTGCCCAAGAAGTCTTCCGATACTGGGGATCCGGGAGCGTAGGCAGTGATGTCGGGGTACATGCCGGGGGTCGCCGGGAACGAGGTGACCGGTAATGGCGACGGTAGAAGTGTTCGGAGCCCGGGTCCGTCAGGCCCGGGTGCTGCGCAGGATGTCCAGTACCGCGGTGATGGAACATATGGGTTGGCGATCGCCCCGCCAGACCCGGCTGGAGCAATCCGAGACCGCCGAGCTGGACACCGCGGAATTCTCTCGCCTGGTTGCGCTGCTGCGTTTCCCGGCAAGGTTTTTCACCAGCGCGCCGATCTCGCGAGTCAGCGCCCAGGACTTACTGTTCCGGGCACCCAAGTCCACGACCGTCTCCGAGAAGGAGTACTTGGCGATGTTCGCCAACGTGGCCGGTGACCTGCTCGATGAGCTGAACAAGCACACCAAGTTGCCCGGTGTGCAGCTCGAACCGGTCCCAGTGGGCACCGATGTGGTGACTGCCGCGGCCAAGGCCCGCAGCTGGCTGGCCCTGGAACCGAGTGCACCGGTCAGGTATCTGACCTATGACCTCGAATGTGCCGGGGTACCGGTCATCATGCGCTCGCGCCATAGCCGATCCTCGCGGTATGTGAACTGGGACAATGAGATCGATGACGAACCGGCAGGCCTGCTAACTGAAAGGCACCTGGGATGTTCGGCCCGCACCGGAGAGTTCCGGCAGCGGCCGCTGGTGCTGGTGCGTGGCATGGACTCGTGGGAACGCACCCGGTGGACCATCGCCCACGAGATCGGGCATCTGGTGTTGCATCGTTACGGAGCTGTCAGCGATGAGGAGGAACGGGCGGCATCACGGTTCGCCTCGGAGTTCCTGGCGCCCGCGGCGGTGATCGCCGATGAGCTGCCGGCGGCGGTGACACTGAACAGCCTGATTCCACTGAAACTGCGTTGGGGAATCTCCCTGGGTGCGCTGATCATGCATCTGCGCCAATCTGCTCTCATCGACCAAGACCGGGCCGAAACCCTGCAGCGCCAGCTCTACACCCGCATCAACACCGAGACAGGCTGCACGTGGGGAAAAACCGAACCTGGCTGGGATGCAAGGAAACCCGAACGGCCCCGGCTGCTGCTGAAATGGATCGAGGAATGCTTCGGGGCGAGCTCTGCGGTGGAGTTGGCTGTCCATGACCTGATTTTCCCGACCGACTTGCTCGCCGATTTCCTCACCGGCCAGCGCGGAACACCACCGAAATCGGCGGCGCAGTCTGCGCGCGAGCGTGATCTTGTCAACGCCGGCGCGCGCGGTCAGGTCCTCAAGCTGGATCGAGCCCGATCCTGCCGGCAGGCATAAGCAGGCAGGATCGGGCTCGGCGGTGGCACGCACTCAACGGATCACCCTGACCGGCCGCGCGCACACCTACACCGTCCTGGGACAAGACCACCTGCCGATCGCGCCGGTGACCGAGTACCTGCAGTTCCTGCGCGATGATCAAGCATCCCCGAACACCTTGCGTGCCTACGCCGCAGGCTTAGCGGCGTGGTGGAATCTGCTGGAAGAGACCAACACCGGGTGGACCGACGTTACGACCGCACTGTTCGGAGAATTCCTCACTTATCTACGTACCGGGGACCTGCCGGGCACCAGCCGCATCGGGCCACCAGCGGTGTGGCTATCGGCAGCCTCAGTGCAGCAGCGGGCCGCGGCGGTGCTTTCGTTCTACCGCTACCACGCGCATGCGCACAATCTGGACGCTCCGTATCAACGCCTGTACGGCACCTTGGGTAAGCCGGGACGCGCGCGATATATCCCGCTGCTGGCCGGGGTGGGACGCCCCGTGCGCAAACCACGGCCGATCTACCGGGTACGAGGCGGAAACACCAGCCGCACACCGGTGCTGCTACCAGAGCAGGTACGCACAATTTTGGACTTGTGTGCTGTGCAGGACCGCAGTGGGCAATGGAGCGGGTCACCGGCGGCGCTGCGCGATCGGCTGCTGTTCGCGCTGCTGGCCGAGACCGGGATGCGAATGGGTGAGGCATTGACATTGCGGCACCACGACGTACATATCGGTGCCGGCGGCACCCCCTGGGTGGAAGTCGTTCCCCGTCAAGACCATCCGGCCGGGGTGCGGGTCAAAGGCGGACACCGCCGTATCTACGTGGGTGATGATCTGGAAGCGCTGTATTCGGCGTACGTGTGGCATCTGGTCGACACCGGCGCCCATGAGCACGTGCCGGACCTTGATACGCACTTCGTGTTCGTCAACCTCGCCGGCGGCCAACTGTACGCGCCGACACGCCCCGAGACCGTGTACGCCAAGGTCCGCAGCATCAGCCACAACGCCAAAGGCGCCGTGCCGAAGGACTGGTCTCCGCACTGGATGCGCCACACCCATGCCACCGCGCTGCTGTTATCAGGTGTGCCACCGCACGTGGTGATGCGCCGGCTCGGGCACCAAGACATCCAAACCACCTTGTCCACCTACGGCTGGGTGACCGAGGACGCCGAAATGCGCAGCGTGGCCGAATGGAGAAACTTCGTCGCCGGATGGAAGGGCCTGCACGATGACCCCCACTAACCCTCCAGAAGACCTCACACCGAAATCGGCGGGACCAGATACATCCTGGGCTCACCAATGGGCACAAGTGCCCCCGCGATGGCGCACGCCGATCTACCGGATCGATACAGCGCCAGCCTCTGAAGTCTTCACACTCAACAACTACTACCGCACCCGCAGCAACGGGCAGGGCTATGACTTCACCCCGGCAGGCCCGCCCAGATTCGCCGACGAGCTGGCCTGGTGGGTGTACATCTGTTGGCGAGAAGGGTTGTGCCGCATCGATCCCGGAGATCTCAAATGGTTCCTGCGGGCCCTGCCGGCAGTCATCGAGGACTACCAGCGCCGACATGGCCGCCCCCCGCACAGCTTGCTCGATTTGACCGCCTCCGAGATCATGCGACACGCCGTCGTGTCGTTTGAGCGCCGCAACGGCCGTCTACCCACCGCCGGCTACCGCCGCAACCTGGGCTACACGATCGACAAATTGTTCGTGCTACTGGCCGTGCGCTGCAGCGAGGCACCCTGGTGGTCCCGTGATCTGTGGGACCTGCGTATCGACCCGCGTATCCCGCAACGCGAACATGAACCACGCCACGAACAAGCACTCAAACTCGCCGGAATAGAACCTGATTGGCTGCGGGAAGGGGTGCGCTTTTGGATGCGTACCGCCTTGACACATCAACTGTTCACCTGGACAACGGTCATCAGCCGCAGCGGCAACCTGGGCCGGCAACTGGGCACCTTCTGTGTCGCACGCGGCCACCTGCACGATCCGCTGATCAGCACCGACCCCGACACGCTGCGCGATGTGTTTCTCGATTTCCTGGACCACCTGCGCAGCCCGCAAGCCTCAGCCAACAAACGCGGATTGACCGACTACATGGTCGCCGAGATCCAATACGAGGTGCAGTCCTTCTACACCTTCATGTACGACCATGCCGCCGAAGCTGCCGCCGCAACCTCAAACATGCGCTGGAAAGACATCACCGTCGGGCACACCCGCCTATGGGCTCCGGCCTACCAACCCCGTAGAGCCAAGAAATACCGCGAACTAACGTGGTACAGCACCGCCGATCTGCAACGGATGCTCACCTATTTGGATGTGCTGGCCGCACGCACCAGCCAGAGGATCATTCTCAATCAGCCCGACGGCACCATCACCGTAGCGCCAGGTCTGGGCGATCCGCAGGCGGCGCGAATATGGCTGCTGCAAGCCATGACCGGGCGCCGGGCCTCGGAAATCTTGATGCTTGATCATGATCCGCTCTCAGCCATTCCCGGAGTGGATCGGCCACCGGATTCTGACAACGAGACATTCGTGGCCCGGCTGCGTTACCAGCAGACCAAAGTCGAGGGCGTCGACCCCACGATCTTGGTCGAACAGCCCGTGGTCGACATCATCACCGAACAGCAGCGCTGGCTCGCCGAACACCACCCGGACATACGTCCCAAGTACCTGTTCGTCGGAATGCTGCATCAGCATCAAGGCCAACGGCCCCGCGCCTACAGTTCCTATCTAAACGCGCTGCGCAGACTCGATGCCATCCACGCGTTGACCGACTCAGCCGGACACAAGCTGCGGTTCACCCAAACCCACCGGCTCCGGCACACCCGTGCCACCGAACTACTCAACGACGGAGTGCCCTTTCACGTCGTGCAGCGCTACATGGGGCACAAGAGCCCCGAGATGACCGCCCGCTATGCCGCCACCCTTGCCGCGACCGCCGAAGCAGAATTCCTCAAACACAAGAAGATCGGTGCCCACGGCGCCGACATAGCGATCAGCCCCAATGACATCTACGACATGACCCAACTCGGCAAGCGTACCGACCGAATTTTGCCGAACGGGGTGTGCCTGCTGCCGCCGCTAAAATCATGCGACAAGGGCAACGCCTGTTTGTCCTGCGGGCATTTCGCCACCGACCGTACGCATCTTGAGGAACTTGTCGCTCAGCGTGCCGCAACCCACACACTGCTGGAGCAACGCCGGGCGCAGGTACTTGCCCGAACCGGACGTGAGCTGACCGATGAGAACGTTTGGGTTGCCGAACGACTCCGCGAAATCACGTCCCTGAATGCGATTATCGGCCGCCTGAGCTCAAAGGAACTAGGTGAGGCCCAGGCCGTTGGCGGGCCAGCCACTGCCGAGCGGATACCGCTGTTGCCCATAGTCACTCGCGGGTCCCATCAGTCAGCACTCGACAAAGCCCGCCGACCGGACCACCCGACCGGATGAGCACACCGCGTTCCACCGAAGGCCTGCGACGGCACACCACTCAACTACGGGCCAGCACCGCCCGAAAGATCAAACAAGCGATCCGGGAGATGAAGAAGAAGGGGTTGCC
It includes:
- a CDS encoding ImmA/IrrE family metallo-endopeptidase, with the translated sequence MATVEVFGARVRQARVLRRMSSTAVMEHMGWRSPRQTRLEQSETAELDTAEFSRLVALLRFPARFFTSAPISRVSAQDLLFRAPKSTTVSEKEYLAMFANVAGDLLDELNKHTKLPGVQLEPVPVGTDVVTAAAKARSWLALEPSAPVRYLTYDLECAGVPVIMRSRHSRSSRYVNWDNEIDDEPAGLLTERHLGCSARTGEFRQRPLVLVRGMDSWERTRWTIAHEIGHLVLHRYGAVSDEEERAASRFASEFLAPAAVIADELPAAVTLNSLIPLKLRWGISLGALIMHLRQSALIDQDRAETLQRQLYTRINTETGCTWGKTEPGWDARKPERPRLLLKWIEECFGASSAVELAVHDLIFPTDLLADFLTGQRGTPPKSAAQSARERDLVNAGARGQVLKLDRARSCRQA
- a CDS encoding tyrosine-type recombinase/integrase, whose protein sequence is MARTQRITLTGRAHTYTVLGQDHLPIAPVTEYLQFLRDDQASPNTLRAYAAGLAAWWNLLEETNTGWTDVTTALFGEFLTYLRTGDLPGTSRIGPPAVWLSAASVQQRAAAVLSFYRYHAHAHNLDAPYQRLYGTLGKPGRARYIPLLAGVGRPVRKPRPIYRVRGGNTSRTPVLLPEQVRTILDLCAVQDRSGQWSGSPAALRDRLLFALLAETGMRMGEALTLRHHDVHIGAGGTPWVEVVPRQDHPAGVRVKGGHRRIYVGDDLEALYSAYVWHLVDTGAHEHVPDLDTHFVFVNLAGGQLYAPTRPETVYAKVRSISHNAKGAVPKDWSPHWMRHTHATALLLSGVPPHVVMRRLGHQDIQTTLSTYGWVTEDAEMRSVAEWRNFVAGWKGLHDDPH
- a CDS encoding tyrosine-type recombinase/integrase, with protein sequence MTPTNPPEDLTPKSAGPDTSWAHQWAQVPPRWRTPIYRIDTAPASEVFTLNNYYRTRSNGQGYDFTPAGPPRFADELAWWVYICWREGLCRIDPGDLKWFLRALPAVIEDYQRRHGRPPHSLLDLTASEIMRHAVVSFERRNGRLPTAGYRRNLGYTIDKLFVLLAVRCSEAPWWSRDLWDLRIDPRIPQREHEPRHEQALKLAGIEPDWLREGVRFWMRTALTHQLFTWTTVISRSGNLGRQLGTFCVARGHLHDPLISTDPDTLRDVFLDFLDHLRSPQASANKRGLTDYMVAEIQYEVQSFYTFMYDHAAEAAAATSNMRWKDITVGHTRLWAPAYQPRRAKKYRELTWYSTADLQRMLTYLDVLAARTSQRIILNQPDGTITVAPGLGDPQAARIWLLQAMTGRRASEILMLDHDPLSAIPGVDRPPDSDNETFVARLRYQQTKVEGVDPTILVEQPVVDIITEQQRWLAEHHPDIRPKYLFVGMLHQHQGQRPRAYSSYLNALRRLDAIHALTDSAGHKLRFTQTHRLRHTRATELLNDGVPFHVVQRYMGHKSPEMTARYAATLAATAEAEFLKHKKIGAHGADIAISPNDIYDMTQLGKRTDRILPNGVCLLPPLKSCDKGNACLSCGHFATDRTHLEELVAQRAATHTLLEQRRAQVLARTGRELTDENVWVAERLREITSLNAIIGRLSSKELGEAQAVGGPATAERIPLLPIVTRGSHQSALDKARRPDHPTG